ATTGCGCCTACCTTGGACGGTTAGCTCAGTTGGTTTAGAGCGCTGCTTTCACACGGCAGAGGTCACTGGTTCAAATCCAGTACCGTCCACTAGAAAGGCTTCCTACCCCGGAAGTCTTTTTTGTTTTATACACTTCGGGCAAGTAATTTTGTTATCTTGTCTCCACAACGCAACTTTTTAAAGCCTGTAGGCATCTAAAAGGCATGATTAACACCAAAGTCCTCATTAATGCATTCTTCGCTATGGCCGCCTTGACGACGGTTTTTGCCGAAGGCACCTGGACCTTAGAAGACTGCCTCAAGCAGGCCAAAAAATCTAGCTTAAAGCTTGAATCCGCAAAGCTCCGCGAGCAGTCCGCCGACATTTCCATTAAACAGGCCAAGTCTAGCGGCGGTCCTACCGTAAGCGCAAGCATCCAGAACACGCTTTACGACCACCCCTACGTTTATAACGAAGACCACTACCGCTTAAACCTCGGTATTTCCGGCTCCTATACTCTGTGGGACGGTGGTGCCACGAGCCTGAACGTAGAATCCAAGACGCTCACTAAAGAAGCGACTGTCCTTGCCACCCAGCAGACTGAACGCAGTGTCCAAGAAAGCGTGCTGAACGCCTACATGAGCCTCTTGGCCGCAAGCGAAAACCTGCGCACGGCAGACGCCTCGGTGGAACTTGCCCAGGCCGAATTCGAGCACTACAGCAAGCTTTACGAAGCAGGCTCCATTACCAAGAAAGATTTGACCCAGTCGCAGTCCAACGTACTGCAAAAGCAGACCTCGCAGCTCACGGCCCAGCTCTCTGTGAGCACCGCAAAGACGACTCTGCGCCAACTTCTGGAACTTGACGACAACACGGAATTCCAGATTTCCGCTCCCGAATCAAATATCGAAAGCCCCGATTCTCTCGAAGCGCTCCCGACATTCGAGCAACTGAAGGCCGACGCCCAAAACGCACACCCTGGACTCAAGTCCGATAGCGTGTCCGTACGCGCCGCCCAAAAGAACACGCAAGTCGCCGGAAAGGGCAACTCCATTACCGTGACCCTCGGCGCCAATTCCAGTACAGGCTTGCAGGCCTGGGAATCCAAGGCTTACAAAGACCAGCTCAAGTACGGCTGGCAGAATTCCATTACGCTCGGCATCAACATTCCGATTATCGATGGCGGCGCCACCGCAAGCAAAGTCTTGCAGGCCCAAGTCAACGAAACCGAATCGCAGGTCAGCCTCAAAGAAGACTTGAAGACTCTTGAAAACAATCTCGAAAAGCTCTACCTGAACGCCATGAGCGCCGACATGCAATGGAAGGCCGCAATCCTCCAGGTGCAAGCCGAATCCGAAGCGCTCACCGTAGCCGAAGAACAGCGCAACGCAGGCGCCCTCACCTACACGGATTTCTTGACCCAGAAGAACAATCTCGAAAAAGCCCAGATCACGCTCACCAACGCCAAGTACACGAGCCTGCTTTCGCGCAAGCTCCTGGAACTTTATCAGGGCAAGCTGGATAATTAATTGTTCCGGTCAAAACGGAACACGTGACGGTTGTAGTTAGAAGTCAGCAGATAGCATTTATCTTCTTGCACCGTCATGAACATATTGACAAAGTACATGCGCAAATCGGTCACGCGCTGTTCAAAGTCGGTCAAGTCCATCAAGACGCCATCATCTTTAATGACCAACGTCAAGTTATCGGGTTTCAAGTTCACGTCGATT
This uncultured Fibrobacter sp. DNA region includes the following protein-coding sequences:
- a CDS encoding TolC family protein — translated: MINTKVLINAFFAMAALTTVFAEGTWTLEDCLKQAKKSSLKLESAKLREQSADISIKQAKSSGGPTVSASIQNTLYDHPYVYNEDHYRLNLGISGSYTLWDGGATSLNVESKTLTKEATVLATQQTERSVQESVLNAYMSLLAASENLRTADASVELAQAEFEHYSKLYEAGSITKKDLTQSQSNVLQKQTSQLTAQLSVSTAKTTLRQLLELDDNTEFQISAPESNIESPDSLEALPTFEQLKADAQNAHPGLKSDSVSVRAAQKNTQVAGKGNSITVTLGANSSTGLQAWESKAYKDQLKYGWQNSITLGINIPIIDGGATASKVLQAQVNETESQVSLKEDLKTLENNLEKLYLNAMSADMQWKAAILQVQAESEALTVAEEQRNAGALTYTDFLTQKNNLEKAQITLTNAKYTSLLSRKLLELYQGKLDN